The following proteins come from a genomic window of Chionomys nivalis chromosome 9, mChiNiv1.1, whole genome shotgun sequence:
- the Mmp24 gene encoding matrix metalloproteinase-24 isoform X2 — MPRSRGGRAAPVQAARSSAWRAPGRLLPLLPALCCLAAAAGAGKPAGADAPFAGQNWLKSYGYLLPYESRASALHSGKALQSAVSTMQQFYGIPVTGVLDQTTIEWMKKPRCGVPDHPHLSRRRRNKRYALTGQKWRQKHITYSIHNYTPKVGELDTRKAIRQAFDVWQKVTPLTFEEVPYHEIKSDRKEADIMIFFASGFHGDSSPFDGEGGFLAHAYFPGPGIGGDTHFDSDEPWTLGNANHDGNDLFLVAVHELGHALGLEHSNDPSAIMAPFYQYMETHNFKLPQDDLQGIQKIYGPPAEPLEPTRPLPTLPVRRIHSPSERKHERQPRPPRPPLGDRPSTPGAKPNICDGNFNTVALFRGEMFVFKDRWFWRLRNNRVQEGYPMQIEQFWKGLPARIDAAYERADGRFVFFKGDKYWVFKEVTVEPGYPHSLGELGSCLPREGIDTALRWEPVGKTYFFKGERYWRYSEERRATDPGYPKPITVWKGIPQAPQGAFISKEGCKSQAEITPTSTKAGTTGSLTTRN, encoded by the exons ATGCCGAGGAGCCGGGGCGGCCGCGCTGCGCCGGTGCAGGCCGCGCGCTCGAGCGCCTGGCGGGCCCCGGGGCGGCTGCTGCCACTGCTGCCCGCGCTCTGCTGCCtcgcggcggcggcgggggccgGGAAGCCGGCCGGGGCGGACGCGCCCTTCGCTGGGCAG AACTGGTTAAAATCCTATGGCTATCTGCTTCCCTATGAGTCCCGGGCGTCTGCGCTGCATTCGGGGAAGGCCTTGCAGTCAGCAGTCTCCACTATGCAGCAGTTTTACGGGATCCCAGTCACCGGAGTGTTGGATCAAACAACAATCGA GTGGATGAAGAAGCCACGATGCGGTGTCCCTGATCATCCCCACTTGAGCAGGAGGCGGAGAAACAAGCGCTATGCCCTGACCGGACAGAAGTGGAGACAGAAACACATCACCTACAG cATTCACAACTATACCCCAAAGGTGGGTGAGCTGGATACACGGAAAGCCATTCGGCAGGCTTTCGATGTGTGGCAGAAGGTAACCCCTCTGACTTTTGAAGAGGTGCCATACCATGAGATCAAAAGTGACCGGAAGGAGGCGGATATCATGATCTTCTTcgcttctggtttccatggtgacAGCTCCCCATTTGATGGGGAAGGAGGATTTCTCGCCCATGCGTACTTTCCCGGCCCAGGGATCGGAGGAGACACTCACTTCGACTCAGATGAGCCCTGGACACTAGGAAATGCCAACCATGATG GCAACGACCTCTTCCTAGTGGCTGTGCATGAACTGGGCCACGCACTGGGACTGGAGCACTCCAATGACCCCAGTGCCATCATGGCACCCTTCTACCAATACATGGAGACGCACAACTTCAAGCTGCCCCAGGATGACCTCCAGGGTATCCAGAAGATTTACG GACCCCCAGCTGAGCCCCTGGAGCCCACAAGGCCCCTTCCTACACTCCCGGTCCGCAGGATCCACTCACCGTCTGAGAGAAAACACGAGCGACAGCCCAGGCCCCCTCGGCCACCTCTGGGGGACCGACCCTCCACTCCAGGTGCCAAGCCCAACATCTGTGATGGCAACTTCAACACGGTGGCCCTCTTCCGGGGCGAGATGTTTGTGTTTAAG GATCGCTGGTTCTGGCGCCTGCGTAATAACCGGGTGCAGGAGGGCTACCCCATGCAGATTGAGCAGTTCTGGAAGGGCCTGCCCGCCCGCATAGATGCAGCCTACGAAAGGGCTGATGGAAGATTTGTCTTCTTCAAAG GTGACAAGTACTGGGTGTTCAAAGAGGTGACAGTGGAACCTGGGTACCCCCACAGCTTGGGAGAGTTGGGCAGCTGCCTGCCCCGTGAAGGAATCGACACGGCTCTGCGCTGGGAACCTGTGGGCAAAACCTACTTCTTCAAAGGCGAACGGTACTGGCGCTACAGCGAGGAGCGGCGGGCCACAGACCCTGGCTACCCCAAGCCCATCACTGTGTGGAAGGGCATCCCACAGGCTCCACAAGGGGCCTTTATCAGCAAGGAAGGATGTAAGAGCCAAGCTGAG